CTCCGCGCGAAATCGACGCGCGGCTGACGGACCTGGGCTACCGGGGCCAGGAGGACGCCCGGCGCGCGGCGGCCGTGCTGGCCTACCGGCACCTGCGCCGCATCCGCCGCCTGCACCTGGAGGGGCTCGCCCCCGAGCCGGGCTCCCGGGAGAACTGCCTCTTCCTGGGCCCCACGGGCTCCGGCAAGACGTTCCTCGTGGAGCTGCTGTTCCGCGAAATCCTCGCCGTGCCCACCGTGCTGGCGGACGCCACCCAGTTCTCCGAGACGGGCTACGTGGGCGACGACGTCAACACGCTCCTGTCGCGGCTGTACGAAGTCGCGGACCGCGACCCGGAGTGGGCCGCCTGCGGCGTGGTGTGCATGGATGAGTTCGACAAGCTCGCCACCAGCCGCTCCGACAGCCGCTTCGCCGGGCAGCAGACCACGAAGGACGTCAGCGGCTTCGGCGTGCAACGCAGCCTGCTGCACATGCTGTCCGCCCCCAGCGCGGACTTCCCGGCGGACTTCGGCTTCACCAGCCGCCAGCGGCCGAACCGGATGGAGCTGTCGTGTGTCACCTTCATCGCCTGTGGCGCCTTCAGCGGACTCAAGGCCACCGCGGAAGGCATGGAGCGCGGTGAGAACATCGGCTTTGGCCGCGAGCCGCTGGCGTCACGGCAGGAGAGCATCGCCACGCGCGTGACGGAGGAGCAGTTGGAGCAGACAACAGCCTTCGCGCGCTATGGCTTCATCCCGGAGCTCATTGGCCGCTTCAACCGGCTCGTCTCCTTCTCACCGCTGGACGCCGCCACCCTGGGCGACATCCTCCAGAACAACGTGCTGCGCGCCTACGAGCGCGAGTTCGAGCAGGAAGGACTGCGCCTCGAGGTGGAGCCCGCCGTGCGCGAGTACGTGGTGGCGCGCGCGCTCAAGCGGGAGACGGGCGCGCGGGGCCTGCGCACCACCCTGGCGCCCTTGCTGGAGCGGGCCGCCTATGAGCACTTCGGACACCGGGACACCGACGCCACCCTCCGGCTGGTGCTGGAGGACGGCCAGGTCCAGGCGCGGGAGGCGTAGCTTCCCGCCAGCCGCCTGACGGCCGAGCGGGCGCCCGGCTCAGGTGATGCTGACGTGCCAGGGAGACGGGCCCCGTGCACACCCCGCGTGCACACGCCTTACGGTTCTGCTGGGCAATGGAATCCGGAGGGCAGACACCATGCATCACACTCGGGAGATTCCCAGGGAGGGTTGGGCGGACTACCTCGCCCTGCTCAGCAACCTGGAGCGCGACCACTGGGTGCGAATCGAGACAGAGAGCGCGGACTTCGGCGACCAGCCACTCGCGGGCCGGCTGCCCTTGGTGGAGATTGGCCTGGAGTCCAAGGGGAGCGACCGGGGCGCCGTCGAAATCATCGTGGGGCGTCCGGGCGGTGAAGTCACACACCGCGTCCTGAAACCCGACCACATCTACGCGGACGAGAGCGAGAGCGGCGAGCTGGAGTGCCTCGACATCGAGGACGCGGACCACGTGAAGACGCTCATCTACTTCGAGCCGGTGCGCGCCAGCGAGGAGCCTGGCATCGGCGCGCCGTCATAGGGGTACGGCCGGAGGGCGCCCTCCCCCGCGGGAGGCGCCCTCCGGCCAGACAGCCACCCTGGCCACGCCGCATGGCACGGCCAGGGCACGAGCTTCATGAGCTGGGATTACGGATACAGCGCGCGGGCGCCCTGCTGGTCCAGCGTGGTGAGCACCAGGTCGCGCGTCTGCGTCCCCGAGCACTGCGGGTAGTGCATGACGGACGAGCGGTCATACGTGGTGGTCAGCGCGCGCCACTGGCTGTCCTCGTAGCAGCCGCTGGTCGTGGAGCGGGTGTGCTCGTGGCGGAAGCCCAGCACGTGACCCAGCTCGTGGCGCATGATGCCCGCCAGGGTCCAGGGCGCGATGTTGCCGAAGGCGGAGTTGTCCACCAGCACGTTGCGGCCCGAGCGCCCAGAGTTCGGGAAGAAGGCGCGCGCCAGGTACTGGCCACCCGAGTTCACAGGGCGGATGTCGAAGAGCACGCCCGTCTGCGTCGCGGTGCAGCTTCCGTCGAGCGAGGTGACGTGCGTGAAGTTGACGTTCGCCGCCGCCTCCCAGGCCGCCGTGGCGGCGTTCATCGCGTTCACCACCGCCGTCTTGTTGGTGCCGAAAGTGCTGCTGACGCAGTAGGTCAGGTTCCGCGCCTGCGTGGCGGTCCACTTGATGTCGCCGCTGGGCGCCTTGGAGCTGCTGGTGTTGTAGACGGCCAGCCCGCCCCGGACCGTGCCCGTGTCCGCCCCGATGGAGCTGGCGAAGAAGGCGCGGAGCTCCTCCTCGCTGTCCAGCGCCATGTCGCCGTCGAAGATCAGCTTGCCTTCGGGGTCCTCCACCACGGAGGCCCGGAACTCTTCCCACGTCATCTTCGGCTGCTCGGCCTCGGGGGCCTCCGAGCTACCGCACGCGGAACCGAGCAGGGACACACCAGCCACCAGTGCAACGGAGCGGAACATGCGCATCTTCGATTTCCTCTGACGACTCACTTCGGGGGACGCCCCGGCCGTCTGGCGCCTGGCGCCTGGCTCGGCACGGAGCGCTCAGCCATTGAGCAACTCCCGCGCCAATGTGACGCCTGGAGGACAAAGCTGGATTCAAAGCCTTAAATGGACAACATGCGCTCCATGTTTGAACACAAACAGCGTAAACAGCCGTGACACATCTCCTGGCAAGACCGCGACGCCATGGGGGAATGGCGTTCTCCAGGGGGAACGCTCCAAAACCAGACAACGCTGTCCATGAATCAGGCACCCGCCCCGTGGGTCAGCCCCGCGCCATGGGAGGCAAAACGCCCGTTGCAAAACGCCAGTCATTGGAAAATGCAATCTCATACAGCCCGTGTCAACACCCGCGACACAGCCGGACGGCGTTTCTTCAATGCGGACACACCGCGAGGCGTGCGCGCCGAGGGGAAACCCGTACTCCGGGTGTCGCGTCGATTCCCGACGCCCCGGTCCGGCGAGGCTCGGAGAGGCTGCCCGGGCGCCGTCGGGCGTGATAGGCGGGAGCGCTGGACCTGCCGTGGCCTTGCACCTGTTCGACATTCCCGCGTGGTTGCACTCGGCCTGGCCCCACATGGTGGCGGCGCTGACGGTCCTCATCAGCGTGCTGGCCAGCGCTCACGCGGTGCTGCACAAGCGGGACGTGCGTGCCGCGGTGGCGTGGGTGGGCCTGGCGTGGCTGGTACCGGTGCTGGGCGGGGTGCTGTACGTGCTGCTGGGCATCAACCGCATCCGGAGGCGCGCCCGGTCGTTGATGCTGAAAGAAGAGCACGGCCGCTTCCTGCCGGCGCCCGAGGTCGCCCCCATGAAGGCGGAGGCTCTGAGCCAGCCCCACCCGGAGGCCGCCCCGCTGGCGCCCCTGGTCCGGCTGGGCGACGCGGTGGTGGGCGTGCCGCTGCTGCCGGGCAACCGCATCACGGTGCTGGAGTCCCGCCGGGACGCGTACCCCGCCATGCTGGAAGCGATTGACGCGGCGCGTGTCTCCATCTCTTTGTGCAGCTACATCTTCGACAATGACCTGGCGGGCCGGCGCTTCGTGGAGGCGCTGGGCGCGGCGGTGCAGCGCGGCGTGGAAGTGCGGGTGCTGGTGGACGCGGTGGGCTCTCGCTACACGTGGCCGCCCATCCTGGGCCGGCTGCGGCGCGCGGGGGTCCGCGCCGCGCGCTTCCTGCCCTCGCTGATGCCCTACCGGCTGCCCTTCGCCAACCTGCGCAACCACCGCAAGCTGCTGGTGGTGGACGGGCGGGTGGGCTTCACGGGCGGCATGAACATCCGCAAACACTTCTGGCCCGGCGAGCACGCCGCGGTGGACCTGCACTTCCGCGTCGACGGCCCCCTGGTGGGCCAGCTCCAGGAGACCTTCGCCGAGGACTGGGCCTTCACCACGCGCGAGCGCCTGTCCGGCGAGGCGTGGTTCCCTCCGCTCAGCGCCGCCGGCGGCGTGCTCGCGCGCGGCATCGCGGACGGCCCGGACGAGGACTTCGAGACCCTGCGCACCGTGCTGCTGGGAGCGTTGGCCACCGCGCGCACGTCGGTGCGCATCATCACGCCCTACTTCCTGCCGGACACGGCGCTCATCACCGCGCTGAGCGTGGCCGCGCTGCGCGGCATCCAGGTGGACATCCTGCTGCCGGAGAAGGGCAATCTGCCGGTGGTGCAGTGGGCCACGTACGCGCAGCTCTGGCAGGTGCTCCGGCCCGGCTGCCGCATCTTCCTCACCGCCCCACCCTTCGACCACACGAAGCTGATGGTGGTGGACGGGGTGTGGTCGCTCATCGGCTCGGCCAACTGGGACCCGCGCTCCCTGCGGCTCAACTTCGAGTTCAACGTGGAGTGCTACGACGCCGCGCTGGCCTCGGAGCTGGAGGGCGTCATCGCGGCGCGACTGCGCAACGCCCGGCCGCTCACGATGGCGCAGGTGGACGCCCGCTCACTGCCTGCCCGGTTGAGGGATGGGCTGGCGCGGCTGTTGTCGCCCTATCTGTAGACGCCCGCGCGGCCGCCGCGCCCTCACGCGGCCACGCGGCGCCGTGTCCAGGGTGGCGCGGGCCTACAGGAGCGCGCGGCGCATCCGCCAGTACGTCTCCTTCGCGACGCGGAAGCCCCGTGAGTCCTGGGGCAGCAAGGTGCGCAGCAGGTCCGCGGACTGCGTCTGGAGCGGCCTCACGCAATGGGTCTCCACCTGCGCGCGCAGGAAGCCCAGCGGATCTCTCCGGCGATACTCCGCGAAGTACGTCCGCAGCTCGTTGCGCGTGCGCGCCTGCCCGTTGTCCGCGTACTTGGCCACGTAGGGACTGAAGTCCGGGTAGAGTCGCCCCGCGCCGAACTCGCCGTGCAGCGTCGTCTTCATGAAGTTGCCGATGAGCAGGTCATCGAAAATCCGGTAGCGCACCGCCGTCATCAGGGAACCGCGCGGCGCCTCGAAGGTGATGCCCCGGCGGAAGCGGCGGCGCTGGAAGTCCACCACGTGCTCCTTGCCGCCCACGCGGAAGCGCAGGAAGTCCAGCGTGCGCCCCAGGTGCTCCACGTCACGGAAGTAGGCGATGAGCGCCCGCGCCTCCTCCGACTCCAACTGCTCGCTCCAGTCGTCGCCGAAGACCTTGGGGCTCACGGGCTGCAAGACATTCTCACGCGGACGGATGCGCTCCGTCTGGCCGCGGATGAAGTCGTGACGGACGAAGGCGGGCAGCAGCGTGCAGGTGCTCGACTCGAAGCCCCGGGCGTAGTCCTCCAACGCGGTGGTGTACTCGGAGGCCCAGACGCTGTCGGCCCGCTGGTACTTGTGCATGGAGCTGAAGGGGATGAAGTAGCGCGCCCCGTAGAACTCCGCCTGCCGGGCGATGGTCCGCCCCACCGGCGTCTTCGCCGCGGCGTGCGGCGCGATGCGCTGCCCGTCCTCGGTGAAGAAGTTGATCATGTCCGCGTCGCCATACCCGGACAGGGCCATCAGGTAGGACTCCTGATAGCCACTGATGACCTTGCGCACGAAGCGGCCCGCGCCCCGGTCCCCCGCGTCGTTGAGGTTGACCAGCAGCCGTCCCCCCACGTCCACCAGCAGGACGGCGTCCTGATTCACATCCGGCAGGCACATGACGCGGATGCGCGGCGACAACTGCGTCCACACGCGGTCCACCAACACGTGCACCTTGAAGCCCTGCGCACTCAGGTCGTCATGCATGCGACTGCCGAAGTGGTTGGGCACCAGCAGCGTGCGCTCCCGGAGCTTCTCCAGCGACTCCATGCTCAGGTGGTCCGGATGGCCATGGGACACCCACACATAGGGACAGGCCCGGATGGCCTCGCGCTGCTCGACGGGAATCTCGTGCGACAGCGTCCAGCTCCCGAAGTACGCACTGCCGTCCGTCCACGGGTCGGTCACCAGCACCGGGCCGTGGTCGTGGCAGATGAGCGTGGCGTTCCCAATGGTCTCGAAGCCCAGTTCCATGCGTCCGTCCCCCTCACCGTGTCTCTGCTCGCAAGTCCGCCGTCTCGGCCGGACCAACGTGGCGATGGGCGAAAACCGGCTGCACTGCCCGCCAGCATGGAGAAGATGATTCGTTGCCTGGACGGATGCTCCCCATCCCTGCGGGCGCGAACCCGGGCATCCTCGCGCCCCGCGCGGCGCACTTGCGCGTGCCTCCCCGCCGCACGAAAGGGCACGCGCCTTCCCTCATTGGGGAACGCGCGCGGCCCCGCACCGGCAGGCAGGCTCAGCGCTTGCGCGCGACGAGGGAAAGAATCTGCGCGCCGTAGCGCTCCGTGAGGGAGGGGCCGACGCCGTGAATGGCCATCAACTCCGCGCCATTCCCCGGACATGCCGAGGCAATCGCCACCAGCACCTTGTCCGTGAGGATGCGGAAGGCCGGCACCCGCCGCTTGCGCGCCTCCGCCAGCCGCCAGGCTTTCAAGGACTCCACCATCTGCGGCGCGGGCTCGGCCGCGGCGGCGCCACGGCGGCCTCGTGTAGCGGCCGGCGTGCGCTTCGTGCCCTCTCCACGGGCCGAGGGCCGAGGCGTGTCGTCCTCGCCCGAGGGCGCATTCGCGCGCCAGTGCGAGGCCGGGCTGTCATCGCGGGAGGCCGACGCCACCCGCTTCCCCCGGGTGGCCTTCTTGGCCGAGGCGCGCTTCGTCGTGGCCGTCTCGCCCTTGCGCCGCTTGCGCTTGGCGGCCTTCTCCAGGGGCACGGGCAGGAAGACCTGCTGCGGGTCCACGGCACGCGTGCGCCGGCCCTCGTTCGTCAGCGCGAGGCGCTGGAACGAGATGACCTGCCCATCCTTGTCGAACGAATCCACCTCCAGGCGCGTCAGGCCCGCCCGCACCAGTCCTCCCACCAGCCGTTCGAAGTCGCGCCGTGGCAGGGACTCACCGAAGAGCTCCCGGTGGAGCCGGCCGGTGGCCTGCCCATCCCGCTCCTGGAGTGACTCCAGGATGCGCTCCAGCCAGTGCCGCTCCGCGGAGGTGGGCTCGGCGAAGCGCAACGTGGCACAGGACTCCGGCGCGCAGACGTCACACAGGCCGCAGGGCTCACCCGAATCCTGGGTGTCACCAAAGTGCCCCACCAACTGCTTCATGCGGCAGCCGTGGGCCTCCGCGTAGCGCCCCATCTGCTCCAGGTGCAACAGCTTGCGGTCCCGCTGCGCGGTGTACGACGCGGACCAGGTGGGCCGCCCGCGCATCACCGTCTCGTCGGGCGTCATCACGACGCCGCCGTGAATCCAGAGCTGCTCCAGCGCCTTGTCGAAGACTTCCGGGTCACCGCGCACGCGCCCCTGGAGCACGGCCTTGGGCTCGAGCTGCGGCGCGGTGGACTTGAACAGCCGCTCCAGGACGTACGCCTCCGGGTAGTCCCGCTTGTGGAAGAACTCGTGGGTGCGCCGGTCGATGTACGAATGCAGCAGCACCGCGCGCGAGGGCTTTCCGTCGCGGCCCGCGCGGCCCAGCTCCTGATAGTAGCCCTCCAGGCTGGCGGGGAGCGCCGCGTGGATGACGGTGCGCACGTCCGGTTTGTCGATGCCCATGCCAAACGCCGTGGTGGCCACGATGACGTCCAGCGAGCCCTTGAGGAACTCGGCCTGCACCCGGTCTCGTTCGGAGGGCTGGAGACCCGCGTGGTACGCGGCGGCGGTGAAGTCTCCCGCGAGGAGGTCCGCGAACTGCTCGGCGTGCTTGCGCGTGGCCGCGTAGACGATGGCGGGCCGGTTCTCCTCGTCCTGGAGCAAACCCTGGATGGCGTCTCCGCGTGCGCTGGGATTGAGCTCGCGCACCTCGATGCCGATGTTGGTGCGGCGGAAGCCATGAATGAACGTGCGCGCCCGGCCATCCGCGCCCTGCAAGGCGAGCTGCTGGACGATGTCCCGCTGCACGTCCGGCGTGGCGGTGGCGGTGAGCGCCACCACGGGCGCGGGACGCAGCAGGGGCAACCGCGAACCCAACAGCCGGTAGTCTGGCCGGAAGTCGTGTCCCCACTGGGAGATGCAGTGCGCCTCGTCCACGGCGATGAGCGCGGGGGGGCGGCGGGCCAGGAACTCCACGAAGCCGGGGACCCCGAGCCGCTCGGGCGCGATGAACAGGAAGTCGAGCCGGTCCTCCAGGTAGTCCGCACACACCTGCCGCGACGTGGCCCGGTCTCGTCCGGAGTGGATGCGGTCCGCCGCGAACCCGAGCGACTGGAGCCGCGCCACCTGGTCCTCCATCAGCGCGATGAGGGGGCTCACCACCAGCGTGGTGCCCGCGCGCGCCAGACCCGGCAGTTGGTAGCAGAGCGACTTGCCCGCGCCCGTGGGCATCACGAGCAGCAGGTCCTCACCGGCGGTGGCCGCACGGCACACGGCTTCCTGGTAGGGTCGGAAGTCCGAGAAGCCGAACGCGTCCTTCAGCAATGAACGCAGCGCGTGGGGCGGAGTCGGCGCGCGCGGCCTCCGCTCGGGCCGCTGTCCAGAGGAGGCGGCTGCCGCGGCCCGCGCTCGGTTCACGGGCGTACGCGAGCCTCCCGCGCTCCAACCACCACCCTCCGACGCGGGCAGGCGCGAGGTGGCGATGGCGCTCGAAGCCACCAACGAGGGCGACGGCACATCCTCCTGATACGCCGAGCGGGCCCCTCCGCCGCCGGACGTCCTGGTCCGCCGCATTCCAAAGAGCGGCTCCTGAGCGCCATCGAACGCGCCCCTCGGGCCGTGCCCCGGCATGTCGGCGGCGTCCGAGGCGGCAGCATCGAACGCACCACGCCGACCGTTCCCCGGCATTCCAGCAGCGTCAAACGCGCCGCTCCCTTCCGAGCGCAGCGCGGCCCCACCGGCGCCAACCTCCCTGGACGTGCGCGCCCCACCGGCGCCACGCGCATTGGCGCCAAGACCTCCAAACAACTCCTGGGTCTCACCGCGCGACCCGACCGCCCCCATGCCGCGCCCACGGCCCGCGTCGGCCTGAGCCACCGGAAGCCGGGACGAAGCCTGCGGTCCTCCAAACACCCCGTCCCGCTCCCCACCTCCGCCCTGGACCTCGTTCCGAAGCGGCGAAGCCATCCTCGGCGGGGCGGTGGCCCCGTGGCCCACCACCTCGATGACATACGCCTCGATGCCCCGGATGAACTCGTCGAGCTGCCCTTCACCGCGCTCGATGCGCTGGAGCCACGCTTCCCATTGCCCCGTCATCGCCGGCGTCTTCACGTCCGGATGCACCACCTGGATGAGGTGGATGCCTTTCTCCGTGGCCTCGAACACCTTGCCCTTGCGGCGCAGGTACTCACGGTCCAGCAGCACCTCGATGATGGACGCGCGCGTGGCCGGAGTCCCCAGGCCCGTCTCGCGCATGGCATCCGCGAGTTCCTTCTCATCCAGCGACCGGCCCGCGGACTCCATCGCGGTCAGCAGCGTCGCGTCCGTGAGGCGCGGCGGCGGACGCGTGCGCTTCTTCACCGCCTCCACATCCTCCACCGTCTGCGGCTGCGCCCGCTCCAGGCCCACGGGCAGCGACTGCGGCTCGTCCTCCGGCTCCCGCTCCCCGTCCTCGCCCTTGCGCGCCTCCGCCTTCGGGCGCGGCGCCTTCTGACCACCGCCGATGTCCAACACCTTCCAGCCCACCCGCTCCACCTGGGTGCCAGTGCTCTGGAAGCGGTCCACCACCGGCGGCGCTCCCGCGGACGTCACGGCGGTGATGACCGTGGTGACGCGCCACACGTGGTCCGGGTGCCACGCCTGGAGCAGGCGCCGGCACACGAGGTCGTAGACGCGCTGCTCGTCCGGAGACAGCCGTACCCCGCCCGGCGGCGTGGGCGTGGGGATGATGGCGTGGTGGTCGGTGACCTTCGCGTCATCCACGTAGCGCTTGCTCAACGGCCGCGAGCCGGTGCCCTCCGCCAGGTCCTCCTCGTAGGGCCCACGAATGGCGTTCACCACCTCCGGCAGCGTGTCCGCCACCGTGCGGGACAGGTGCCGGCTCGCGGTGCGGGGGTAGCTCAACAGCTTGTGCTTCTCATAGAGCGCCTGCGCCACCTCCAAGGTGCGCTGCGCGCTGAACCCGTAGAGCCGGTTGGCGTGCCGTTGCAGCTCCGTCAAATCGTAGAGGTACGGCGGAGGCAGCTTCTTCTCCTCCGACTCCAGCGACTCGATGACGGCCCGGCCGGTGCGAACCCGGTCAATGACGGCCTGCGCCTCCACGCCATTCGCGTCCAGCCGCCGGGCCTCGCGCACGCCCTCGAACCCAGGCGGCGCCACCGGCTTGCCGTCCGGCCCTGAACGAAACCACGTGCCCTGATACCTCGCGTCCGGCGGCACGCCCTTCGCCCGAGGCGCGAAGGTGGCCACGACCTCCAGATAGTCGCGCGGCACGAAGTCGCGGATGGCCAGCTCGCGCTCCACCACCATGGCCAACGTGGGCGTCTGCACGCGGCCCACGCTCAACATCTCACCATGTCCCCCGTGCGCCAGCGTGTACAGGCGCGACAGGTTCATGCCCACCAGCCAGTCCGCCCGGCTGCGTCCCTTCGCCGCGGAGGCCAGCGCGTCATACTCGCGTCCGTCCGCGAGCCGACGGAAGCCCTCCTGGATGGCCCGCTCCGTCAGCGACGACACCCACAGCCGCCGCACCGGCTTGCGGCACCCGGCCGCGTCGTAGATGTAACGGAAGATGAGCTCACCCTCGCGCCCGGCGTCCGTGGCGCACACCACCTCGGACACCTCCGGCGCGTTGAGCACCTGCTTCACCACGTCGAACTGACTGCGTGTCTCCTTGGAGACAACGAGCGGCCAGTCCCCCGGGAGCATGGGCAGGAGCGAGCGGCTCCACTTCTTCCAATCCGCGCGAATCTCGTGCGGCTGCGCCAGTCCCACCAGGTGGCCAATGGCCCACGTCACCACATAGCCGTTGCCGCGCAGCCACCCCTCACCGCGCTCGTTCGCGCCGAGCACGCGGGCGATGTCACGCGCCACGGAGGGCTTCTCCGCCAGCACGGCCAGCAGGGAGGACCGGCCCGGGGAGCGGCTTGCTCCGCCCGCCCGTCCTTCGCGCCTGTCGTCCCGGGGCGTCTCGCCCATCTCTTCCCACCTCATGTGCCCAATCCCCTCCCGCCCGCCACACCACCCACCAGGGAGGGAACCTGGAGCGGCGGTGTGAATTCCTCCCCTATCGCGTCAGCCTGACATCGCCGAGCCCGGCCGCGCCCTACCCGTCGCGCCTGCTCGCTCCACGTCCCACCCGCCACCTTCCAGGTCTCTGAGAAGACGCGGAAAATTCGCTCCGCCAACACCCCTCGGCAGGCGCCACGAAGGCTGGCGCGCTCGCGCAAGCAATTGGCGCGGAGGCGGAAAACTCCATCCTGGGTCTGAGCCAGTATGCCCTTGTCGCCAGTCACTGCGGCGGACCGAACGGGGGGGAGGACGTATGTCGCACGTCGCGCATGGACCGGGTCGGGGGGCAGCAGGGGGAAACACGAGGCACGGTGCAGTTTCGCACGGCGACAAGGGGAGCAGGGCCACGGCGCAGCAGCCGGGGCACTTTTCCCGGGGGGAGTGGCTCAACGCCACGGGGGGAACGTTGGAGGGCGTCGTCATTCCGGAGCTGGCCACCTTCGCGGGGGCGAAGCGGGCGCAGTTGGCGGTCCTGACGAAATCCGTTGTCACGGAAGCAATCCAAACGCGGTTGAGGGACGTAACCCGGGTGGCATCCATGCGCCCGCAAACGTTCGGACGCGCCCAGACTCAAGCACGGCTGCGGGCCCTGTCACGGCCCGCGGTGCCCTGGGACGCGGCAGTACAGGTGAGGGAGCGGCATCCTCGCTCCCACGTGGTGGTGCTGGGGGCACCGGCCACGTCCACCTGAAGGGGCCAAAGGCGGTAGGGGGAACGTTTCAAAGGCAGCTTCGCTGGAGGGGTCCAAGGCCCTCCGGACACTTAGGGGCGGGATGGAAGACGGCGCCGCGGGGGCGGCACCGTCCGTGGAAGGGGGACCCGGGGTCACGCTCGCCAGAGGGGGAGGGCGAACCCGAAAATGGGTCGAAATCCGGGGGATGCTCCGAGTCCATCGGGGCATCCCTCGTTGCTTTGCGGGCTACGGCCGCGTGGCCAAGCTTCACTCGATGTGAAGCGACGCCGTCCGGTCCACCATCCTGGCCAGCGTGAGCCACAGCGCGTCCCCGGCGTCATCCACGGAGGCGAAGTAGTCCACGTCGGCAGTGAGCGCCTTGCCGTCCAGGATGACACGGGCCGGAGGCGTGGCCGCGGTGTAGCCGCGCAGCACCAGCACGGGGTTGCGCAGCCCCCGGGTGCCGGCGTCGAAGTGCAGCGAGGCGCGGTTGTTCGCGGCGACCTCGGCTTCCCAGGTGGCGTACACCGGGTTGTAGCCAGGGACGTCGAAGGCCACCAGGTCGTCCCGCCCCACCCCACCAGGGCCCTGCGTCAGGACGCGGCCCTCGGAGGCGGTGAACCGCACGTGCTGCCACGTCTCCACTTCGCGCACCTGGGAGAACACCGGGTCCGAGTCCTTCGTCCCCAGCACCATGAAGACGGAGTAGCTCTGGTACGGGTAACCGGAGCGCATGCCGTCGTCGCCGTAGCGCGGATACTCGCGGTAGCCCAGCGCGCCGTAGTTGCTCCCCCAGGCCATGCGGTGTGAGCGCGTGGGGCCCTGCTCGAGCAGTTGGTATTGGTTGAGCTGGTAGGTCCAGTTCCAGTCCACGGGCAGCGGGCCGTCCACGTCGACCTGCCCCCAGTGGACGTAGTTCCAGTAGCCGCCCGCGGG
This genomic window from Myxococcus hansupus contains:
- a CDS encoding AAA family ATPase, with the translated sequence MSTPHPGLEPLPSDLDDDVRARVAAIEVLSPREIDARLTDLGYRGQEDARRAAAVLAYRHLRRIRRLHLEGLAPEPGSRENCLFLGPTGSGKTFLVELLFREILAVPTVLADATQFSETGYVGDDVNTLLSRLYEVADRDPEWAACGVVCMDEFDKLATSRSDSRFAGQQTTKDVSGFGVQRSLLHMLSAPSADFPADFGFTSRQRPNRMELSCVTFIACGAFSGLKATAEGMERGENIGFGREPLASRQESIATRVTEEQLEQTTAFARYGFIPELIGRFNRLVSFSPLDAATLGDILQNNVLRAYEREFEQEGLRLEVEPAVREYVVARALKRETGARGLRTTLAPLLERAAYEHFGHRDTDATLRLVLEDGQVQAREA
- a CDS encoding DUF5335 family protein; the encoded protein is MHHTREIPREGWADYLALLSNLERDHWVRIETESADFGDQPLAGRLPLVEIGLESKGSDRGAVEIIVGRPGGEVTHRVLKPDHIYADESESGELECLDIEDADHVKTLIYFEPVRASEEPGIGAPS
- a CDS encoding M57 family metalloprotease, with the protein product MRMFRSVALVAGVSLLGSACGSSEAPEAEQPKMTWEEFRASVVEDPEGKLIFDGDMALDSEEELRAFFASSIGADTGTVRGGLAVYNTSSSKAPSGDIKWTATQARNLTYCVSSTFGTNKTAVVNAMNAATAAWEAAANVNFTHVTSLDGSCTATQTGVLFDIRPVNSGGQYLARAFFPNSGRSGRNVLVDNSAFGNIAPWTLAGIMRHELGHVLGFRHEHTRSTTSGCYEDSQWRALTTTYDRSSVMHYPQCSGTQTRDLVLTTLDQQGARALYP
- the cls gene encoding cardiolipin synthase, which gives rise to MVAALTVLISVLASAHAVLHKRDVRAAVAWVGLAWLVPVLGGVLYVLLGINRIRRRARSLMLKEEHGRFLPAPEVAPMKAEALSQPHPEAAPLAPLVRLGDAVVGVPLLPGNRITVLESRRDAYPAMLEAIDAARVSISLCSYIFDNDLAGRRFVEALGAAVQRGVEVRVLVDAVGSRYTWPPILGRLRRAGVRAARFLPSLMPYRLPFANLRNHRKLLVVDGRVGFTGGMNIRKHFWPGEHAAVDLHFRVDGPLVGQLQETFAEDWAFTTRERLSGEAWFPPLSAAGGVLARGIADGPDEDFETLRTVLLGALATARTSVRIITPYFLPDTALITALSVAALRGIQVDILLPEKGNLPVVQWATYAQLWQVLRPGCRIFLTAPPFDHTKLMVVDGVWSLIGSANWDPRSLRLNFEFNVECYDAALASELEGVIAARLRNARPLTMAQVDARSLPARLRDGLARLLSPYL
- a CDS encoding MBL fold metallo-hydrolase, which encodes MELGFETIGNATLICHDHGPVLVTDPWTDGSAYFGSWTLSHEIPVEQREAIRACPYVWVSHGHPDHLSMESLEKLRERTLLVPNHFGSRMHDDLSAQGFKVHVLVDRVWTQLSPRIRVMCLPDVNQDAVLLVDVGGRLLVNLNDAGDRGAGRFVRKVISGYQESYLMALSGYGDADMINFFTEDGQRIAPHAAAKTPVGRTIARQAEFYGARYFIPFSSMHKYQRADSVWASEYTTALEDYARGFESSTCTLLPAFVRHDFIRGQTERIRPRENVLQPVSPKVFGDDWSEQLESEEARALIAYFRDVEHLGRTLDFLRFRVGGKEHVVDFQRRRFRRGITFEAPRGSLMTAVRYRIFDDLLIGNFMKTTLHGEFGAGRLYPDFSPYVAKYADNGQARTRNELRTYFAEYRRRDPLGFLRAQVETHCVRPLQTQSADLLRTLLPQDSRGFRVAKETYWRMRRALL